The window CCCAAGCACCAACAATATCATTTCCGTTATAAAATTTATCTTCGGCATACTCCAAATCCGATAATTTGGGTGTAATCCACTTATCGTTCAAGAACAAACCAAAAGCATAGTAATCAGTCGTTTCCTCCGGCTCTCGGCTGTATAGCAGCACCTGCCATTGTTTTTGCCCGCGCGCACTGCTCCATACCAGCGCTATTGAATCTATATTAACAACGGGATTCAAAGTATTAGAGGCCACGTAACTTTCATCCGTCCCGTTGCTGTCGATATCTATCCCTGCTATTTTAAGTGTATAAGTTCTTCCGTAAATGCCCCGGTACGATTTGGGAATGCGATACGTTCCCACTTGATCCGACAGCTCGTTCAAAATAATTTCGGAATATCCGTCGGAGAGGCTAAGCTGGGCACCAGACAGCGGTGGGTTAGGTTTGTTACTCAAAAAGCTCGACGACAAAGACAGTTTTACAAAGTGATCCTGCTGTTGATCGGTGAAAAAACCATCCACCACCAGCTGCGGCTTTCCCGTTTTAAACTTCCTATCTATCTCCTCGGTACACGATACAAGTGATAACAATATTATCATCACCATTATCCATATATTTAGCTTAGATAATATTTTGCCCATAGCTTAAAATTTAAAATTATAGGTAATAGACGGCACTACCTGAAATAAATAGGTTTTAACGGCCTTCACCCTGTATGGGTCGGTTTCGTCCTGCTCGTAATAAATGCTCCAGGCATTTTTACGTCCATAGGCATTATACAAAGCAAAGTTCCATTCGCCCTGCCATTTCCGTTTTTTCTTATTTTTGCCTTGCAAGGTGTACGACACATCCATCCTGTGGTAATCGGGCATTCGCTCCTGATTACGAGCCGAATAAATAGGAACCACATCGCCAGCCACAAACATACGCCCAGTAGGTGAAGTCATAGGGGATCCGCTGGTGTAAATCCAGTTTACACCCACGTGTCCACGTTTGCCCACCATACGATTAAGTACCACAGAAACATCGTGATTACGGCTATAGGGCGATAGGTATTTATTCCCATCATTAATCTCCGGTATCTTGCGCCACGATTTGCTCCAGGTATACCCTATCCAACCACTATATCTGTCTTTATTTACTTTTACCAAAAATTCGGCACCGTAAGCCCAGGATTTACCAATACGCAGCTCGCCTTCCATTTTATCATTGAGCAACAAGTCGGGATAATCCTTAAAATCAATGGTATTTTGCATGTCCTTATAAAAAAGCTCCACCGATGTTTCTATCGTGTTATTTTTTATGTTTTTGAAATACCCTACTGAAACCTGATCGCTTATTTGGGGCTCAATATTGGGCGACGACATAAACCAAACGTCTAAAGGCGTGCCCGAAGTAGAGTTGCTGGCCAAATGCAAATACTGCCTGGTGCGGGCATAGCTCCCCTTTACCGACGACGAGTTATTGAGCATGTACGACAGCCCCAGGCGAGGCTCCAAGCCCCAATAGGTATTAAACACCTCACCTGATGGATACTCCCTTTTACCCATTTCCTCATAGTTTTCGTTAAACTGAAAAACAATACCGCTGCCTATATTTTGCAAACCTGAAAAGCGCAGGCCATATTTTAGGTTTAACCTGCCAATGCGTTGCGAATTGGCCATATATAAGGCATGCTCCAAGGCATGGGCATCGGGCAATACAATCTTATTTAAAAGCGGACTATCACCGGTTCCCATAGCGGTGGCAGGCTGCATAGTATGAAAAATACTTTGTCCTCCAAAACTGATGGTATTGTTTGGGTTAGGATAATAATCAAAATCAACTTTTAAACTATAATCCCTCAGTTTGCTATCCCAAATAAAACCCGAGGTGGCATCATCGGCCTCCAAACTGTAATCGTAATTACTGCCTATAAACGTAATATTGGAGAAAAGTTTTGGATTATACACATGATTCCAACGCAAGGTAAAAGTCCGGTTACCATAATTGATGCGCGATCGGGTTTCCTTAAAAACATCACGCCCGGTATAAAAGCTCAAATACAGTCGATTATTGTTATTGATTACATGTTTTGCTTTGGCATTAATATCGTAAAAATAAATTTTATTGTCCTTATCTTCCTCTTCTACAAACAAGGGCAAAAACATATCGGCATAGGTACGACGGGCACTGGCGATGATAGAAGTTTTGTTTTTAACCAGTGGACCTTGCAAGGTTAATCGGGACGAAATAAGGCCAATACCACCATTGCCTTCCCATTTTTTATTGTTGCCATCGTTCATGCGCACATCTACCAGCGATGCCAAGCGTCCGCCATAATTTGCCGGGATATCGCCCTTGTACAATTGCACATCTTTAATAGCATCGTTGTTAAACACCGAAAAGAAACCGAGCATATGGCCGGCATTATACACAATAGCCTCATCAAGTAAGATGAGATTTTGATCCGGATTACCACCCCGCACACTAAAACCACTGGATCCTTCGCTGGTAGCCTGCACTCCCGGCATCAGCTGAAGCACTTTTATCACATCCACCTCGCCCATGAGCGCCGGAACAGCTTTAATATCTCTACTCTGTAGTTTTTGTACCCCCATTTGGGCATCCCGAACATGGGCATCTACCCGTTTCGAGGTCACCACCACCTCTGCTATGGTTTTATTATCAGGATACAGCTCTATATCTGCAGTAGTGTGGGTAGTAAGTTTTATTGTTTTACTGATGGTTTGGTAACCCAAATAAATAAAATCTACCTGATAAGTTCCCGGTTTAACAGCATAGGAATAAAACCCATATTCATTTGATGTAGCTCCGGATGTTAAATCTTTAAAGTAAACGGCTGCCCCTATCAACAGCTCACCCGTTTCGCCATCTTTTATGTGGCCACTTAGCACCACCAATTCTTTATCGGCAGGTGCAACGGCATTGGCAGCGACATAAAAAATGAGGTGAATAAACAGAAGGGTGATGCGATTTAAAATATTCATCTATTGTTACAATTCAAAAAAACAGGTTGCTTGACATCATGTATCCATTCTATTGACAATTGGA of the Saccharicrinis carchari genome contains:
- a CDS encoding DUF4249 family protein gives rise to the protein MGKILSKLNIWIMVMIILLSLVSCTEEIDRKFKTGKPQLVVDGFFTDQQQDHFVKLSLSSSFLSNKPNPPLSGAQLSLSDGYSEIILNELSDQVGTYRIPKSYRGIYGRTYTLKIAGIDIDSNGTDESYVASNTLNPVVNIDSIALVWSSARGQKQWQVLLYSREPEETTDYYAFGLFLNDKWITPKLSDLEYAEDKFYNGNDIVGAWVQSVVEEDTDGEATEHILKEGDWVKLEMQNINKDYFDFILAVDAETGIKVPLFSGPPANVPTNISNGGRGFFRVYSLVQDSVKVSKEILEQRE
- a CDS encoding TonB-dependent receptor, with the translated sequence MNILNRITLLFIHLIFYVAANAVAPADKELVVLSGHIKDGETGELLIGAAVYFKDLTSGATSNEYGFYSYAVKPGTYQVDFIYLGYQTISKTIKLTTHTTADIELYPDNKTIAEVVVTSKRVDAHVRDAQMGVQKLQSRDIKAVPALMGEVDVIKVLQLMPGVQATSEGSSGFSVRGGNPDQNLILLDEAIVYNAGHMLGFFSVFNNDAIKDVQLYKGDIPANYGGRLASLVDVRMNDGNNKKWEGNGGIGLISSRLTLQGPLVKNKTSIIASARRTYADMFLPLFVEEEDKDNKIYFYDINAKAKHVINNNNRLYLSFYTGRDVFKETRSRINYGNRTFTLRWNHVYNPKLFSNITFIGSNYDYSLEADDATSGFIWDSKLRDYSLKVDFDYYPNPNNTISFGGQSIFHTMQPATAMGTGDSPLLNKIVLPDAHALEHALYMANSQRIGRLNLKYGLRFSGLQNIGSGIVFQFNENYEEMGKREYPSGEVFNTYWGLEPRLGLSYMLNNSSSVKGSYARTRQYLHLASNSTSGTPLDVWFMSSPNIEPQISDQVSVGYFKNIKNNTIETSVELFYKDMQNTIDFKDYPDLLLNDKMEGELRIGKSWAYGAEFLVKVNKDRYSGWIGYTWSKSWRKIPEINDGNKYLSPYSRNHDVSVVLNRMVGKRGHVGVNWIYTSGSPMTSPTGRMFVAGDVVPIYSARNQERMPDYHRMDVSYTLQGKNKKKRKWQGEWNFALYNAYGRKNAWSIYYEQDETDPYRVKAVKTYLFQVVPSITYNFKF